One window of the Cryptomeria japonica chromosome 7, Sugi_1.0, whole genome shotgun sequence genome contains the following:
- the LOC131047053 gene encoding uncharacterized protein LOC131047053 produces MVMEKAETRVTSGSLRWGELEEEDNEDLDFLLPPSTVIGPDENGVKKTIEYRFNDQGQKVMRTTTTRNRKVAKTRLNKRALERREWRKFGGATSEDASNRLTVVSTEEILLERPRPPGSKAEDVKSGADALSALAGTKGGAVLMVCRICGKKGDHWTSKCPYKDLAPAGTTDTLTMDKIDGAVAASGGAPIAASTAAGRSTYVPPSLRGGVDRSGDTMRRRNDENSVRVTNLSEDTRDADLHELFKPFGHITRVYVAMDQKTGVSRGFGFVNFVNREDAQRAINKLNGYGYDNLILRVEWATPRQT; encoded by the coding sequence ATGGTGATGGAGAAAGCGGAGACGAGGGTTACATCCGGCAGTCTGCGATGGGGAGAGCTGGAAGAGGAGGATAACGAAGACCTCGACTTTCTTTTGCCGCCGTCCACCGTCATTGGACCGGATGAGAACGGGGTGAAAAAGACGATCGAGTACAGGTTCAATGACCAGGGGCAGAAGGTGATGCGCACTACCACCACGCGCAACCGCAAGGTAGCTAAAACGCGCCTTAACAAGCGCGCTCTCGAGCGCCGCGAGTGGCGCAAATTTGGCGGCGCCACCAGCGAGGATGCCTCCAACAGGCTCACGGTCGTTTCCACGGAGGAAATTCTGCTGGAGCGGCCCCGGCCTCCGGGCTCCAAGGCGGAGGACGTGAAATCTGGCGCGGACGCTCTCTCCGCTCTCGCTGGCACCAAGGGTGGTGCCGTGCTCATGGTGTGCCGCATCTGTGGCAAGAAGGGCGATCATTGGACTTCCAAATGCCCCTACAAGGACCTTGCTCCCGCCGGCACCACTGATACTCTCACTATGGATAAGATTGATGGCGCCGTTGCTGCCTCCGGCGGCGCACCAATCGCAGCTTCTACGGCGGCAGGGCGGTCCACCTACGTGCCTCCGAGTCTGAGGGGCGGTGTCGACCGCTCCGGCGACACCATGCGGCGGAGAAACGATGAGAATTCTGTTAGGGTTACGAATCTTTCCGAAGACACAAGGGATGCTGACCTGCACGAGCTCTTCAAGCCGTTTGGTCACATCACACGTGTGTACGTAGCAATGGACCAGAAGACGGGAGTTAGCAGAGGCTTTGGTTTTGTTAATTTCGTCAACAGGGAGGACGCCCAGAGGGCTATCAACAAGCTCAATGGTTACGGCTATGATAATCTCATTCTCAGAGTCGAGTGGGCCACCCCTAGACAGACATGA